One segment of Solanum lycopersicum chromosome 1, SLM_r2.1 DNA contains the following:
- the LOC101258000 gene encoding glutathione transferase GST 23, translated as MADEVKLYRTWSSPFGLRIVWALHIKGIEYEAIFEDLSQKSPQLLQYNPVHKKIPVLVHKGKPICESLVILEYIDETWKETAPLLPQDPYEKAMARFWAKFVEDKLLPSVWSIFTEQGYDAKKEAFVPAVQNLEIIEEQLKEKKFFGGESIGYVDLVLGWMAYLLDVFEEVLDLKLFDADKFPLLSGWMKNFCDAPAIKQHLPPRDKLVTKFQLLHEKFQTAN; from the exons atgGCTGATGAAGTGAAGCTTTACAGGACATGGTCAAGTCCATTTGGTTTGAGGATCGTTTGGGCGCTGCATATCAAAGGGATCGAATACGAAGCCATCTTTGAAGATTTGAGCCAGAAGAGCCCTCAACTCCTCCAGTATAATCCTGTTCACAAAAAGATTCCTGTACTTGTACACAAAGGCAAACCAATCTGTGAATCACTGGTGATTCTCGAGTATATCGACGAGACATGGAAGGAAACAGCTCCTTTGCTGCCTCAGGATCCTTATGAGAAAGCCATGGCACGATTTTGGGCAAAATTTGTGGAAGACAAG CTTCTGCCATCAGTATGGAGTATTTTTACAGAACAAGGATATGACGCGAAAAAGGAAGCTTTTGTTCCAGCAGTGCAAAACCTAGAAATCATTGAAGAGCAATTGAAAGAGAAGAAGTTTTTTGGTGGAGAAAGTATAGGATATGTGGATCTTGTACTTGGTTGGATGGCGTATCTTCTTGATGTTTTTGAGGAGGTACTCGATTTGAAGTTGTTTGATGCAGACAAATTCCCGCTCTTATCAGGATGGATGAAGAACTTCTGTGATGCTCCGGCAATCAAACAACACTTGCCACCACGAGACAAACTAGTAACCAAATTCCAACTGcttcatgaaaaatttcagaCAGCAAATTGA
- the LOC101253319 gene encoding uncharacterized protein gives MASFAIEDFVGNGSLQGLLPKLLEEGWDDVPTLKTMNADDMNELNMTQRQKDALDIRSYLHNRALMQYADTLEESGKSLPELLKLTKVDLTTVYGMKRGHVARFTDRTTTSAGDTLSEAYNLQASRRTASRNESLYEKISAVTTRKQSMTRSLGRTNTAYDASLEQSMADFKIKDGHVFKGIVASMPDEPRACGCVQATPVIENVAPYSSIENISVQKLTPEYKIGMERLVKSKTPPMKASELWRDKPAVILCIRRPGCIMCRAEAHQLYAKKPIFDALGIQLFAVLHEQIEAEVKDFWPRYWGGVVLFDRSMEFYKSLGGGNLLKDKFISGFLFNPRAIANYKRAKSMGVEQNFRGEGEIKGGLYIVGRGKSGVAYQFIERNFGDWAPHAEVFEICHQLQNPRGSQLELPQSIQQRD, from the exons ATGGCTTCTTTCGCAATCGAGGACTTTGTTGGAAATGGATCTCTGCAAGGACTTCTACCAAAGCTGCTGGAGGAAGGCTGGGATGATGTACCAACTTTGAAGACTATGAATGCAGACGATATGAACGAGTTGAACATGACTCAACGACAAAAG GATGCACTGGATATCAGGTCTTACCTGCACAATCGTGCACTGATGCAATATGCGGATACGCTTGAGGAGTCTGGGAAGTCTCTTCCTGAGCTTCTTAAGCTAACCAAAGTAGATCTTACTACAGTGTATGGAATGAAAAGGGGCCATGTTGCCCGTTTTACAGACAGAACTACAACTTCTGCGGGAGACACTTTGTCAGAAGCCTATAATCTCCAAGCGAGCAGAAGAACAGCCTCAAGGAATGAGAGTCTTTACGAGAAAATTTCTGCTGTCACCACCAGGAAGCAAAGTATGACAAGATCTCTTGGAAGAACCAATACAGCTTATGATGCATCCCTTGAACAATCAATGGCtgatttcaaaattaaagatGGACATGTTTTTAAGGGAATTGTAGCTTCAATGCCAGATGAGCCTAGAGCATGTGGCTGTGTGCAGGCAACCCCAGTAATCGAGAATGTTGCTCCTTATTCCTCCATTGAGAATATCTCAGTTCAGAAACTGACACCAGAGTACAAGATTGGAATGGAGCGTCTGGTGAAATCAAAGACTCCACCAATGAAGGCTTCAGAGCTCTGGCGTGATAAACCAGCAGTGATTCTATGCATTCGTCGCCCTGG GTGCATCATGTGCAGAGCTGAAGCCCACCAACTCTATGCAAAGAAACCAATATTTGACGCGTTAGGGATTCAATTATTTGCTGTTCTTCATGAGCAAATAGAAGCAGAG GTAAAGGATTTCTGGCCTCGATATTGGGGTGGTGTAGTCCTCTTTGACAGAAGCATGGAATTTTATAAATCTCTGGGAGGAGGAAATCTTCTAAAAGATAAGTTCATATCAGGCTTTCTTTTTAACCCTAGAGCTATTGCAAATTACAAGCGAGCAAAATCCATGGGGGTGGAGCAAAACTTCAGGGGTGAAGGTGAGATAAAAGGAGGACTCTACATTGTTGGCAGAGGAAAGAGTGGAGTAGCTTATCAATTTATTGAAAGGAATTTTGGAGACTGGGCACCCCATGCTGAAGTTTTTGAAATCTGTCACCAGTTGCAG AATCCACGGGGAAGTCAGTTAGAGTTGCCCCAATCAATACAGCAACGGGATTAG
- the LOC101253623 gene encoding pentatricopeptide repeat-containing protein At3g03580 isoform X1, with amino-acid sequence MKTIKLGIVGQRTEYWFHSLILRALSSVTNQTDLHKVHSLIVVSGQHQSTFFCGKLISKYSQFKDPVSSLSIFRINSPTHNVYLWNTIIRAMTHNGLWSKALDFYTQMRKLNVKPDNYTFPSIINSCGSLLDLEMVKIVHNEVSEMGFGSDLYICNALIDMYARMNELGRARVVFDEMPSRDVVSWNSLVSGYSANGYWEEALEVFREGRLSGVAADAFTVSSVLPACGGLMEVEQGQMVHGLVEKSGIKGDMAVSNGLLSMYFKFERLLDCQRIFDEMIYRDIVTWNIIICGFSHSGLYQESIKLFQEMVDEHKPDLLTVTSVLQACGHMGDLRFGRYVHDYILENRYECDTTACNIIINMYARCGDLVAARQVFDNMKRWDLVSWNSIISGYFENGLNKEAVDLLKMMRIDLQPDSVTFVTLLSMCTKLMDVDFTRELHCDIIKRGYDSTLIVGNALLDVYAKCGRMEHSVWQFEIMTSRDIVTWNTIIAACSHYEESYLGLKMLSRMRTEGLMPDVATILGSLPLCSLLAAKRQGKELHGFIIRLKFESQVPVGNALIEMYSKTGSLKNAISVFEHMSIKDVVTWTAMISAYGMYGEGKKALRSFQQMKETGTIPDHIVFVAVIYACSHSGLVQEGRACFNQMRKTYNIEPRIEHYACMVDLLSRSGLLAEAEDFILSMPLRPDASMWGSLLSACRASGDTVTAERVVERLVELNSDDPGYNVLASNVYASLRKWDQVRTIRKSLKARGLRKDPGCSWIEISNRVFIFGTGDRSFQQFKQVNELIEDLNRTMDKEGYVADLKFVLHDVGEDEKINLLYGHSERLAIAFGLLNTKEGSPLQVMKNLRVCGDCHTWTKYVSKIVQREILVRDANRFHLFKDGTCSCRDRW; translated from the coding sequence atGAAGACCATAAAGCTTGGCATTGTAGGCCAAAGAACTGAATATTGGTTCCATTCTTTAATCTTAAGAGCATTATCTTCTGTAACTAACCAAACTGATCTCCACAAAGTTCATTCTCTCATAGTAGTTTCAGGCCAGCATCAATCAACGTTCTTCTGTGGAAAACTCATTTCGAAGTACTCCCAGTTCAAAGACCCTGTTTCTTCATTATCCATTTTCCGCATAAATTCGCCTACACATAATGTTTACTTATGGAACACTATCATTAGAGCCATGACCCATAATGGGTTATGGTCTAAAGCATTAGACTTTTATACCCaaatgagaaaattaaatgtTAAGCCTGATAATTATACATTCCCTTCGATTATTAATTCGTGTGGCAGTTTATTGGATCTTGAAATGGTGAAAATTGTGCATAATGAGGTTTCGGAGATGGGGTTTGGATCAgatttgtatatatgtaatgCTTTGATTGATATGTATGCGAGGATGAACGAATTAGGGAGAGCGCGTGTGGTGTTTGATGAAATGCCTAGTAGAGACGTGGTTTCTTGGAATAGTTTGGTTTCAGGGTATAGTGCGAATGGGTATTGGGAGGAGGCTTTAGAAGTTTTTCGAGAGGGAAGGTTATCAGGTGTTGCTGCTGATGCTTTTACTGTGTCTAGTGTTTTACCTGCATGTGGGGGTCTGATGGAGGTTGAACAGGGTCAGATGGTTCATGGGTTGGTGGAGAAGAGTGGCATTAAGGGAGATATGGCTGTGAGTAATGGTCTGCTTTCAATGTACTTTAAGTTTGAGAGGTTGTTGGACTGTCAGAGAATCTTTGATGAGATGATATATAGAGATATTGTCACTTGGAATATTATAATTTGTGGGTTTTCTCACTCGGGGTTGTATCAGGAGTCCATCAAATTGTTTCAAGAAATGGTTGATGAACACAAGCCAGATCTCCTTACAGTTACTTCTGTTTTGCAAGCTTGTGGGCATATGGGGGATTTACGATTTGGAAGATACGTTCATGACTATATTTTGGAAAACAGATACGAATGTGACACGACTGCTTGCAATATCATAATTAACATGTATGCAAGATGTGGTGATTTGGTGGCTGCAAGGCAAGTTTTTGACAACATGAAAAGATGGGATTTGGTCTCATGGAACTCAATAATTAGTGGTTATTTTGAGAACGGGCTTAATAAAGAAGCAGTTGATCTGCTTAAGATGATGAGGATAGACTTGCAACCTGATTCTGTCACTTTTGTCACACTACTCTCAATGTGTACAAAATTGATGGACGTGGATTTTACAAGAGAGCTCCACTGCGATATAATTAAGAGAGGATATGATTCCACTCTTATTGTGGGCAATGCTCTTCTAGACGTGTATGCTAAATGTGGTAGAATGGAGCATTCAGTATGGCAATTTGAGATCATGACTAGTAGAGATATTGTAACGTGGAATACTATTATTGCTGCCTGTAGCCATTATGAGGAAAGTTACTTGGGTTTAAAGATGCTCAGTAGGATGAGAACGGAAGGACTCATGCCAGATGTGGCTACCATTTTAGGTTCGCTGCCTTTGTGTTCCTTACTTGCTGCCAAAAGACAGGGAAAAGAGCTGCATGGCTTCATAATCAGGCTCAAATTTGAGTCACAAGTCCCTGTTGGAAATGCACTGATCGAGATGTACTCTAAAACTGGGAGTTTAAAGAATGCGATATCGGTCTTTGAGCACATGAGTATTAAAGATGTGGTGACATGGACAGCAATGATCTCTGCATATGGAATGTATGGTGAAGGAAAGAAGGCTCTCAGATCTTTTCAGCAGATGAAGGAGACGGGTACTATTCCCGATCATATTGTTTTTGTTGCCGTTATATATGCTTGTAGCCATTCTGGTTTAGTGCAAGAAGGTCGTGCATGCTTTAACCAAATGAGAAAAACATACAACATTGAGCCTAGGATTGAACATTATGCTTGCATGGTTGATCTCTTATCACGTTCTGGGCTACTGGCTGAAGCAGAGGATTTTATCCTTTCTATGCCGCTGCGGCCTGATGCAAGTATGTGGGGATCTCTACTTAGTGCTTGTCGAGCTAGTGGAGATACCGTGACTGCTGAGCGTGTCGTAGAACGCCTTGTTGAATTGAACTCTGATGATCCTGGGTATAATGTTTTAGCTTCCAATGTATATGCCTCCTTAAGGAAGTGGGACCAAGTGAGAACAATACGAAAATCTTTGAAAGCTAGAGGTCTTAGGAAAGACCCAGGATGTAGCTGGATTGAGATTTCTAACAGAGTTTTTATTTTTGGCACTGGTGATAGGTCCTTTCAACAATTCAAGCAAGTCAATGAGCTCATAGAGGACCTCAATAGAACAATGGACAAGGAAGGTTATGTTGCTGacttaaaatttgttttgcatgatGTCGGTGAAGATGAGAAGATAAATTTGCTTTATGGGCATAGTGAAAGACTTGCTATAGCATTTGGATTGTTGAACACAAAAGAAGGTTCACCTTTGCAAGTAATGAAGAATCTACGGGTTTGTGGAGATTGCCACACTTGGACCAAGTATGTGTCAAAAATTGTTCAGAGGGAAATACTAGTTAGAGATGCAAATCGCTTTCACTTGTTCAAGGATGGGACATGTAGCTGCAGAGACCGCTGGTAA
- the LOC101253623 gene encoding pentatricopeptide repeat-containing protein At3g03580 isoform X2 — protein MKTIKLGIVGQRTEYWFHSLILRALSSVTNQTDLHKVHSLIVVSGQHQSTFFCGKLISKYSQFKDPVSSLSIFRINSPTHNVYLWNTIIRAMTHNGLWSKALDFYTQMRKLNVKPDNYTFPSIINSCGSLLDLEMVKIVHNEVSEMGFGSDLYICNALIDMYARMNELGRARVVFDEMPSRDVVSWNSLVSGYSANGYWEEALEVFREGRLSGVAADAFTVSSVLPACGGLMEVEQGQMVHGLVEKSGIKGDMAVSNGLLSMYFKFERLLDCQRIFDEMIYRDIVTWNIIICGFSHSGLYQESIKLFQEMVDEHKPDLLTVTSVLQACGHMGDLRFGRYVHDYILENRYECDTTACNIIINMYARCGDLVAARQVFDNMKRWDLVSWNSIISGYFENGLNKEAVDLLKMMRIDLQPDSVTFVTLLSMCTKLMDVDFTRELHCDIIKRGYDSTLIVGNALLDVYAKCGRMEHSVWQFEIMTSRDIVTWNTIIAACSHYEESYLGLKMLSRMRTEGLMPDVATILGSLPLCSLLAAKRQGKELHGFIIRLKFESQVPVGNALIEMYSKTGSLKNAISVFEHMSIKDVVTWTAMISAYGMYGEGKKALRSFQQMKETGTIPDHIVFVAVIYACSHSGLVQEGRACFNQMRKTYNIEPRIEHYACMVDLLSRSGLLAEAEDFILSMPLRPDASMWGSLLSACRASGDTVTAERVVERLVELNSDDPGYNVLASNVYASLRKWDQVLSTIQASQ, from the exons atGAAGACCATAAAGCTTGGCATTGTAGGCCAAAGAACTGAATATTGGTTCCATTCTTTAATCTTAAGAGCATTATCTTCTGTAACTAACCAAACTGATCTCCACAAAGTTCATTCTCTCATAGTAGTTTCAGGCCAGCATCAATCAACGTTCTTCTGTGGAAAACTCATTTCGAAGTACTCCCAGTTCAAAGACCCTGTTTCTTCATTATCCATTTTCCGCATAAATTCGCCTACACATAATGTTTACTTATGGAACACTATCATTAGAGCCATGACCCATAATGGGTTATGGTCTAAAGCATTAGACTTTTATACCCaaatgagaaaattaaatgtTAAGCCTGATAATTATACATTCCCTTCGATTATTAATTCGTGTGGCAGTTTATTGGATCTTGAAATGGTGAAAATTGTGCATAATGAGGTTTCGGAGATGGGGTTTGGATCAgatttgtatatatgtaatgCTTTGATTGATATGTATGCGAGGATGAACGAATTAGGGAGAGCGCGTGTGGTGTTTGATGAAATGCCTAGTAGAGACGTGGTTTCTTGGAATAGTTTGGTTTCAGGGTATAGTGCGAATGGGTATTGGGAGGAGGCTTTAGAAGTTTTTCGAGAGGGAAGGTTATCAGGTGTTGCTGCTGATGCTTTTACTGTGTCTAGTGTTTTACCTGCATGTGGGGGTCTGATGGAGGTTGAACAGGGTCAGATGGTTCATGGGTTGGTGGAGAAGAGTGGCATTAAGGGAGATATGGCTGTGAGTAATGGTCTGCTTTCAATGTACTTTAAGTTTGAGAGGTTGTTGGACTGTCAGAGAATCTTTGATGAGATGATATATAGAGATATTGTCACTTGGAATATTATAATTTGTGGGTTTTCTCACTCGGGGTTGTATCAGGAGTCCATCAAATTGTTTCAAGAAATGGTTGATGAACACAAGCCAGATCTCCTTACAGTTACTTCTGTTTTGCAAGCTTGTGGGCATATGGGGGATTTACGATTTGGAAGATACGTTCATGACTATATTTTGGAAAACAGATACGAATGTGACACGACTGCTTGCAATATCATAATTAACATGTATGCAAGATGTGGTGATTTGGTGGCTGCAAGGCAAGTTTTTGACAACATGAAAAGATGGGATTTGGTCTCATGGAACTCAATAATTAGTGGTTATTTTGAGAACGGGCTTAATAAAGAAGCAGTTGATCTGCTTAAGATGATGAGGATAGACTTGCAACCTGATTCTGTCACTTTTGTCACACTACTCTCAATGTGTACAAAATTGATGGACGTGGATTTTACAAGAGAGCTCCACTGCGATATAATTAAGAGAGGATATGATTCCACTCTTATTGTGGGCAATGCTCTTCTAGACGTGTATGCTAAATGTGGTAGAATGGAGCATTCAGTATGGCAATTTGAGATCATGACTAGTAGAGATATTGTAACGTGGAATACTATTATTGCTGCCTGTAGCCATTATGAGGAAAGTTACTTGGGTTTAAAGATGCTCAGTAGGATGAGAACGGAAGGACTCATGCCAGATGTGGCTACCATTTTAGGTTCGCTGCCTTTGTGTTCCTTACTTGCTGCCAAAAGACAGGGAAAAGAGCTGCATGGCTTCATAATCAGGCTCAAATTTGAGTCACAAGTCCCTGTTGGAAATGCACTGATCGAGATGTACTCTAAAACTGGGAGTTTAAAGAATGCGATATCGGTCTTTGAGCACATGAGTATTAAAGATGTGGTGACATGGACAGCAATGATCTCTGCATATGGAATGTATGGTGAAGGAAAGAAGGCTCTCAGATCTTTTCAGCAGATGAAGGAGACGGGTACTATTCCCGATCATATTGTTTTTGTTGCCGTTATATATGCTTGTAGCCATTCTGGTTTAGTGCAAGAAGGTCGTGCATGCTTTAACCAAATGAGAAAAACATACAACATTGAGCCTAGGATTGAACATTATGCTTGCATGGTTGATCTCTTATCACGTTCTGGGCTACTGGCTGAAGCAGAGGATTTTATCCTTTCTATGCCGCTGCGGCCTGATGCAAGTATGTGGGGATCTCTACTTAGTGCTTGTCGAGCTAGTGGAGATACCGTGACTGCTGAGCGTGTCGTAGAACGCCTTGTTGAATTGAACTCTGATGATCCTGGGTATAATGTTTTAGCTTCCAATGTATATGCCTCCTTAAGGAAGTGGGACCAA GTCCTTTCAACAATTCAAGCAAGTCAATGA